Within Fibrobacter sp. UWB4, the genomic segment AGCCGATGCCGGAAGACGAAAAGAAAAAGTAGAACTTAGAAGTTACCAGTCTGCCAACTTTATTTTCTTATTGCAACATTTCTTATTATATTTCTTGATAAGAATTAAGGAGAAAATATGACCGTAGTTATCGTTGTCGCCGTTGCCTTTATAATTATCGCTCTGTTCATTTCTATGTACAACGGGCTTGTGAAGCTCCGCAATAATCGCGAGAATGCCTTTGCAAATATCGATGTCCAGCTCAAGCAGCGTTTTGACCTTGTGCCGCAGCTTGTCTCGACGGTCAAGGGTTACGCAACTCACGAAAAGCAGGTGCTTGAAGAAGTGACTGCCGCCCGTGCGGCTGCCATCAATGCTAAAACCATTGACGAGAAGGTTGCTGCCGACAAGTCGCTTTCTGCGGCGCTTACAGGACTTAAGGTTTCGCTTGAAGCTTATCCGGAGCTTAAGGCGAACCAGAATTTTTTGCAGTTGCAGACGGAACTTTCGGATATTGAGAACAAGCTTGCTGCTGCCCGCCGCTTCTTCAATTCTACAACTCGCGAATACAACAATGCATGCGAGGTCTTCCCGAGCAATATCATTGCCGGCATGTTCCACTTTACCCGTGCGACCATGTACGAGGCGACTGAAAACCGTGAAACGCTAAACAAGGCCCCTGAGGTGAAATTTTAATGAGTAGACAGTAGGCAGTAAACAGTAAAATAATGGCGCGACTGGTGTCGCGCGTTTAATTAGCGCCTTTGGCGCATTTTTCTCTGTCTACTTACTACTTCAAACTTCCTACTGCCTATGCGTTACGTTGGTCTCCAGACTCAAATCTGGCGGAATAACCGCAATACGGTGATTCTGCTTTTTATGTTCCCGGTGATTTTGCTGGGGATGGTGTTTCTGGTCATCCTGGGGCTTGATTTTTTCGGCCTGCTTTGCGATATTGTCGAGGGTGGATGTCCTCCTGAACATGCATCGCGTATAAGGTATGGGACTATGCACTGGCCTGAAATATGGCATTGCTTCAAGGTCGTGATTCCTTATACATTGCAGATTGTGGGCGTATGGTTCATTATCGCCTATTGCGCAAATACATCCATTATCCGCCATGCGACTCATGCAAAGCCGCTTGAACGCAAGGAAAATTTGCGCGTCTACAATATTGTCGAGAACCTTTGTATTGCTGGTGGCATCGAGATGCCGCAAATCAATATTATCCAGGATTCTGGAATGAACGCTTTTGCAAGCGGTATCGATATTCCTTCGTTTACCATTACCCTCACGACGGGTCTGATCGAAAAACTGGATGATAGGGAGCTTTCGGCGGTCGTGGGTCACGAGCTGACGCACATCAAGAATCGCGATACGCGTCTTATGGTGGTATGCATTGTGTTCGTCGGAATTTTTGCGACAATCCAGACGGTCTCCCTGAAGTTGATAAGCGCTATGTTCCGTAATCCGCGTAGGTCTAGGCGTAGCCGCAATGGCGGAAGTGCCGATATGTATATCCTCCTGGTTTTATTGCTTGTGTTTATATGGAGTTCCGTTGGTTATGTGTTCACCTGGTTCACGCGGCTTGCTATTTCACGCAAGCGAGAGTATGTAGCCGATGCCGGTGGTGCCGAGCTTTGCGGGGACCCTCTTGCACTTGCGTCTGCGCTGAGGAAAATTTCCAAGGATCCGGGCCTTGTGAGTGTGCAGAGAGACGATATTGCACAGCTTTACGTGATTCATCCTGATGAGGAATTTGACAATAATGCAGGCTTGAAAGGCTGGGTGGCGAAGGCCAATGTTTTGTTCTGCACACATCCAGATACGCCAGAGCGTATTCTGCTGCTGGAACAGTTCTAATGTTCGGACTGCTTTTCCGGGTTTTTGCCCAGGATCGTTTTGTTGATATAGTTTATGCCTTTTGCCTTGTCGGCGGCGGCAGGTGTCTGGAGCTGGATTTGCTCCAGTATTAAGGCTTCGAGCTTTGCCATCAGCTCTGTAGCAGAGCAGCCGAAAGCGTCTGCGAGATCACAAAACGATTTGACGGAAAGGCTGCGCTTGCCTTTTGCGACCAGTCCGAGATGCTGACGACTAATCCCGCTATCTAAAGCGAGCTTTTTCTTCGTTAAGGAAGTCGCTCCCTGCATCTGTGCTAAAAGTTCAATTTCAGCTTTTCGGATGACGTCAATGTCATATCGCATCCTTCAATTTTATGAATCTGCCTCAAATATCGTGCAAACTTTAGTTTCCATAATTTCGAGAATTTTTGATTCTGTACGATATAATCATAATCAAAAAAGCACTCTTTGGCAGAGTGCTTTTATAAGTTGCTTCTATAGCAGTTGTCTTTTTTAGACTAGAATTGGGCCTTGAGGGCTGCCGGGCATTCGACTTCTTTATAGGTGTGGTTCGGGTTGCCTGCAGCTTCCATCCATGTGGCAAGGAAGAGGCAGCCTTCCTTAGCCTGGGTGTCACTTGCGAATGCTCTGTTGCACTTTTCAGTGAGACATTCCTTGCGCTTGGTTAGGAGGTCGCCACTGTATCCGACTTCCTTTTCGCAGTCAGAGAGGAGGCCGCCGTAGGTTGTGGTGTTTTGCGGGATGTTCCAGCCCATCTGGCTGCAACCATTGAAAGCGCCGAATCCGCCACCCGGGATCATCACGTCGAACTGACCGCCTTGCACGTCGTAACCGATGTTCGATGCCATCACGACGAGAGTCTTGCCAGCAAGAGCCTTGTGGTTTGCCTTGGTTTCGTACTTGCCTGTGCCGGTGAAGGTGAGGGCGAAGCACTTGCCGCATGTAGCGTCGTTACCCGGAGTTGCTGCGAATGCGTAGGCGAGCTTGTCGCTCACGATTATAGGAATCTGGCTTGTGCAGGTAGTGCCCTGGCCACCGGAGCAGATGCTACCGTTAGTGTTGCCGATCGGGGTCTTGCCCTTGGCATCGCAAGTTTTAGCGGCACCGCCGTGTTCCGGCCAGGAGCAGTGGGGCATGCAGCAGTCCCAATAACGGGTTGCGAAGCCCTGCTGTCCACCGGCACCTGCGTTGAGGTACTTGGCTTCTTCGGCAGATGCGTTCGGATTGTCTATTTTGGACGAAGAAGACTTAGCCTGGCTGCTAGAGGACTTGGCCTGGGACGAAGAGGATTTCGCCTTGCTGCTGGAAGACTTCACCTGGGACGAAGAAGATTTGGGCTGGTCCTGCTTCTGGCTTGAAGAGGACTTTGTTTCCTGGCTGCCGTTTCCGCTTGTCACGTTCAATGTGAGTGTTATGCTTTTGCCGTCGGCCATCCATGTTTCAGTGACTTCGCCAACCTGGAATCCTCCAGGGACGGTGGCGGAAATGGTAAACGTCTTTGCGCTTGCATCGTATTTGCAGTCGCTGTCCTGGATGAACCAGGCGTTCCAGGACTGTCTGGTTGGCTGGCTATTGACACCCGAGACTGTGACAGGGGTGATTGCCTTGCCTTGTGCGACGGTCTGTGTGAGAGAACCTGCACCACCGTTACCTGGCTGTTCCTGCTTTGCAGAAGAGCTTTCCGGTTTCGGTTGTTCTGTTTTCTGCGATGACGATGAAACGACGGGATTGACTTTAGCGGAGCTGGAGCTTGCTACCGGAATCCCTGGAGTATATACAGAAGAGCTGCTTACAGCGATGACCGCGCTGGAATTCGGCGTACCTTCACCAGGAGCGGAAACGATTTCGCCTTCAGGTGTCATTACGTAGCCGTTAGGATAGGTGATGGTTCTACCGGGATTTACAACCGGAAGGGAGCTAAG encodes:
- a CDS encoding LemA family protein, whose translation is MTVVIVVAVAFIIIALFISMYNGLVKLRNNRENAFANIDVQLKQRFDLVPQLVSTVKGYATHEKQVLEEVTAARAAAINAKTIDEKVAADKSLSAALTGLKVSLEAYPELKANQNFLQLQTELSDIENKLAAARRFFNSTTREYNNACEVFPSNIIAGMFHFTRATMYEATENRETLNKAPEVKF
- a CDS encoding M48 family metallopeptidase, with protein sequence MRYVGLQTQIWRNNRNTVILLFMFPVILLGMVFLVILGLDFFGLLCDIVEGGCPPEHASRIRYGTMHWPEIWHCFKVVIPYTLQIVGVWFIIAYCANTSIIRHATHAKPLERKENLRVYNIVENLCIAGGIEMPQINIIQDSGMNAFASGIDIPSFTITLTTGLIEKLDDRELSAVVGHELTHIKNRDTRLMVVCIVFVGIFATIQTVSLKLISAMFRNPRRSRRSRNGGSADMYILLVLLLVFIWSSVGYVFTWFTRLAISRKREYVADAGGAELCGDPLALASALRKISKDPGLVSVQRDDIAQLYVIHPDEEFDNNAGLKGWVAKANVLFCTHPDTPERILLLEQF
- a CDS encoding helix-turn-helix domain-containing protein, coding for MRYDIDVIRKAEIELLAQMQGATSLTKKKLALDSGISRQHLGLVAKGKRSLSVKSFCDLADAFGCSATELMAKLEALILEQIQLQTPAAADKAKGINYINKTILGKNPEKQSEH
- a CDS encoding glycosyl hydrolase family 5, which produces MKNKLFTTLAIFGLSFIAWNCSGDPASVPGHTSELPGTQPKAAFDVDQHCFMVNTGTAIYFIIPNGTGTYTVTNEYSVPVGTFDVATSSIIIDGAAPIVVDLSSLPVVNPGRTITYPNGYVMTPEGEIVSAPGEGTPNSSAVIAVSSSSVYTPGIPVASSSSAKVNPVVSSSSQKTEQPKPESSSAKQEQPGNGGAGSLTQTVAQGKAITPVTVSGVNSQPTRQSWNAWFIQDSDCKYDASAKTFTISATVPGGFQVGEVTETWMADGKSITLTLNVTSGNGSQETKSSSSQKQDQPKSSSSQVKSSSSKAKSSSSQAKSSSSQAKSSSSKIDNPNASAEEAKYLNAGAGGQQGFATRYWDCCMPHCSWPEHGGAAKTCDAKGKTPIGNTNGSICSGGQGTTCTSQIPIIVSDKLAYAFAATPGNDATCGKCFALTFTGTGKYETKANHKALAGKTLVVMASNIGYDVQGGQFDVMIPGGGFGAFNGCSQMGWNIPQNTTTYGGLLSDCEKEVGYSGDLLTKRKECLTEKCNRAFASDTQAKEGCLFLATWMEAAGNPNHTYKEVECPAALKAQF